From one Streptomyces sp. N50 genomic stretch:
- a CDS encoding DUF4245 domain-containing protein, giving the protein MAGSNGKQKTVRDMILSLGLIGIAAAIVYIFIPHSDHAPDIKRVDYRVELLTARRAAPYPVAAPEGLSKTWKATSVSYDGAAFDAWHLGFSAPGGQYVQIEQSTQKPADFIDTASQGGAATKTTQDIDGHTWTRYTGGRYDALVLADKGSTTVVAGTGSFAQLTEMAKALQTK; this is encoded by the coding sequence GTGGCAGGTTCGAACGGCAAGCAGAAGACGGTCCGGGACATGATTCTCTCCCTGGGCCTGATCGGGATCGCGGCGGCGATCGTCTACATCTTCATCCCGCACAGCGACCACGCTCCCGACATCAAGCGGGTCGACTACCGCGTGGAGCTGCTCACGGCACGCCGCGCGGCGCCGTACCCGGTGGCGGCCCCGGAGGGCCTGTCGAAGACCTGGAAGGCGACCTCGGTCAGCTACGACGGCGCCGCGTTCGACGCCTGGCACCTCGGATTCAGTGCCCCCGGCGGACAGTACGTGCAGATAGAGCAGTCGACTCAGAAGCCGGCCGACTTCATCGACACCGCCAGCCAGGGCGGCGCCGCGACGAAGACGACCCAGGACATCGACGGCCATACCTGGACCCGCTACACCGGCGGCCGCTACGACGCGCTCGTGCTCGCGGACAAGGGGTCGACGACGGTGGTGGCGGGCACGGGCTCGTTCGCGCAGCTGACGGAGATGGCGAAGGCGCTGCAGACGAAGTGA
- a CDS encoding malonic semialdehyde reductase — protein MSLVLDPAAQDLLFREARTANTFTDEPVTDEQVQAIYDLVKYGPTSMNQSPLRITLVRSPEARERLVKHLSEGNQKKTAAAPLVAILSADNEFHEELPTLFPHFPQAKDAVFGERSVREGNAALNAALQAAYFIIGIRAAGLAAGPMTGLDFAGVQKEFLDGDHTPFVVINIGKPGEDAWFPRSPRLAYDEVVTTV, from the coding sequence ATGTCTCTCGTTCTTGACCCCGCCGCCCAGGACCTGCTGTTCCGCGAGGCCCGTACCGCGAACACGTTCACCGACGAGCCGGTGACGGACGAGCAGGTACAGGCGATCTATGACCTGGTCAAGTACGGCCCGACCTCGATGAACCAGTCGCCGCTGCGCATCACCCTGGTCCGCTCCCCCGAGGCCCGCGAGCGCCTCGTGAAGCACCTCTCCGAGGGCAACCAGAAGAAGACCGCCGCCGCCCCGCTGGTCGCGATCCTCTCCGCGGACAACGAGTTCCACGAGGAGCTCCCGACCCTGTTCCCGCACTTCCCGCAGGCCAAGGACGCCGTCTTCGGCGAGCGTTCGGTCCGTGAGGGCAACGCCGCGCTGAACGCCGCCCTCCAGGCCGCGTACTTCATCATCGGCATCCGCGCCGCCGGTCTCGCCGCCGGCCCGATGACCGGTCTCGACTTCGCGGGCGTCCAGAAGGAGTTCCTGGACGGCGACCACACCCCGTTCGTCGTCATCAACATCGGCAAGCCGGGCGAGGACGCCTGGTTCCCGCGCTCCCCGCGCCTGGCCTACGACGAGGTCGTCACGACCGTCTGA
- a CDS encoding exodeoxyribonuclease VII small subunit, which yields MTSKVTEEALGYEQARDELIEVVRRLEAGGTTLEESLALWERGEELAKVCRRWLDGARARLDAALAEEEEEGAAGESDGE from the coding sequence ATGACCAGCAAGGTGACGGAAGAGGCGCTCGGTTACGAGCAGGCACGCGACGAGCTGATCGAGGTCGTACGGCGACTGGAGGCGGGCGGCACGACCCTGGAGGAGTCCCTCGCCCTCTGGGAGCGCGGCGAGGAACTGGCCAAGGTGTGCCGCCGCTGGCTGGACGGGGCCCGGGCGCGACTGGACGCGGCGCTGGCGGAGGAAGAGGAAGAGGGCGCGGCCGGGGAATCGGACGGCGAGTAG
- the xseA gene encoding exodeoxyribonuclease VII large subunit — protein sequence MALNTAPDAPLPVGEVSRLIGGWIDRLGAVWVEGQITQLSRRPGAGVVFLTLRDPSYDISVSVTCFRQVFDEVADVVSEGARVVVLAKPEWYAPRGQLSLRATEIRPVGVGELLARLEQLKKSLAAEGLFAADRKKPLPFLPQLIGLVCGRASAAERDVLENARHRWPAVRFEVRNVPVQGVHAVPQVVQAVKELDALDGVDVIIVARGGGSVEDLLPFSDEQLVRAVSACRTPVVSAIGHEPDNPLLDYVADLRASTPTDAAKKVVPDVGEEYERVRQLRDRARRCVVAFVDREERGLAQALSRPSIQDPHRMIDERADHVAALLDRGRRTLGHLLDRADSELTHTHARVVALSPAATLKRGYAVLQRSDGHVVRDPEEVSADEVLRARVAEGEFSVRVDT from the coding sequence ATGGCTCTCAACACGGCTCCGGACGCGCCGCTCCCCGTCGGTGAGGTCTCCCGGCTGATCGGCGGGTGGATCGACCGGCTGGGCGCGGTGTGGGTCGAGGGGCAGATCACCCAGTTGTCGCGGCGGCCCGGTGCCGGTGTCGTGTTTCTGACGTTGCGTGACCCGTCGTACGACATCTCGGTGAGCGTGACGTGCTTCCGGCAGGTGTTCGACGAGGTCGCCGACGTCGTCAGCGAGGGCGCGCGGGTGGTCGTACTCGCGAAGCCCGAGTGGTACGCGCCGCGGGGGCAGTTGTCGTTGCGGGCGACCGAGATAAGGCCGGTCGGGGTCGGGGAACTCCTCGCGCGGCTGGAGCAGTTGAAGAAGTCGCTGGCCGCGGAGGGGCTGTTCGCGGCCGACCGGAAGAAGCCGCTGCCGTTCCTGCCGCAGCTGATCGGGCTGGTCTGCGGGCGCGCCTCGGCGGCCGAGCGGGACGTCCTGGAGAACGCGCGGCACCGCTGGCCCGCGGTCCGTTTCGAGGTGCGCAACGTGCCCGTGCAGGGCGTGCACGCCGTGCCGCAGGTCGTGCAGGCCGTGAAGGAGCTGGACGCGCTCGACGGCGTGGACGTGATCATCGTGGCGCGGGGCGGCGGCAGCGTGGAGGACCTGCTGCCGTTCTCCGACGAGCAGCTCGTACGAGCCGTGTCGGCCTGCCGTACACCCGTCGTGTCCGCGATCGGGCACGAGCCCGACAACCCCCTCCTGGACTACGTCGCCGACCTGCGCGCCTCCACGCCCACCGACGCCGCGAAGAAGGTCGTACCGGACGTCGGCGAGGAGTACGAGCGCGTACGGCAGCTGCGGGACCGGGCCCGGCGGTGTGTCGTGGCGTTCGTGGACCGGGAGGAGCGCGGGCTGGCGCAGGCGTTGTCGCGGCCGTCGATACAGGATCCGCACCGGATGATCGACGAGCGCGCGGACCATGTCGCCGCCCTCCTCGACCGCGGCCGGCGCACCCTCGGCCACCTCCTGGACCGCGCCGACTCGGAGCTGACCCACACGCACGCGCGCGTGGTCGCCCTCTCCCCCGCGGCCACCCTGAAGCGGGGGTACGCGGTGCTGCAGCGGTCCGACGGGCATGTCGTCCGCGACCCGGAAGAGGTGAGCGCGGACGAGGTGCTGCGCGCGCGGGTCGCCGAGGGTGAGTTCTCCGTACGAGTGGATACATAG
- a CDS encoding APC family permease, giving the protein MADTDTGTQASAGDGPQLRRSLGFRDLVVYGLLFIAPMAPVGVFGTLDAKSHGAVALVYIVATVAMAFTAFSYAQMVRVVPQAGSVFAYARVGLGKEAGFIAGWMAMLDYILIPAVAYLFSGIAMNALVPDVSRWVWTALAVVITTCLNLWGVRAAARVGFLVLAMEIVVLVIFIVSAIVVLARDGAERGWLSPLSGDGTQGAFALSAVIGAVSVAVLSYLGFDAVATFAEEVTGGSEKVARALLFCLALAGVLFIAQTYLVALLEPTTSAQLAADPGRQGSAFYDAVDVSVGDWLHNLVAVSKAIGAAFAALAGQAAAARLVFAMARDRRLPRALSKTDDGVPRIALLSAAVITLIAAVWAARRDDGLDHLVSVVDIGALTAFTLLHASVVGWFAVRRRGGPVVWWRHVLVPVLGAAITIAVIVEASGTAQVVGAIWLAVGLAVLAVQSRGTARQ; this is encoded by the coding sequence ATGGCGGACACGGACACGGGCACACAGGCCTCGGCCGGCGACGGGCCCCAGCTGCGGCGCAGCCTCGGTTTCCGGGATCTCGTCGTCTACGGGCTGCTGTTCATCGCCCCCATGGCACCGGTCGGCGTGTTCGGCACCCTGGACGCCAAGTCGCACGGGGCCGTCGCGCTGGTCTACATCGTGGCCACGGTCGCGATGGCGTTCACCGCGTTCAGCTACGCGCAGATGGTGCGGGTCGTCCCTCAGGCGGGCTCGGTGTTCGCCTACGCGCGCGTGGGGCTCGGCAAGGAGGCCGGGTTCATCGCCGGCTGGATGGCGATGCTCGACTACATCCTGATCCCCGCCGTCGCCTACCTCTTCTCCGGGATCGCCATGAACGCGCTGGTCCCGGACGTCTCGCGGTGGGTGTGGACCGCGCTGGCGGTCGTCATCACGACCTGCCTCAACCTCTGGGGTGTGCGCGCGGCGGCCCGCGTGGGCTTCCTCGTCCTCGCGATGGAGATCGTCGTCCTCGTCATCTTCATCGTGTCGGCGATCGTCGTCCTCGCGCGCGACGGCGCCGAACGGGGCTGGCTGTCGCCGCTCTCCGGGGACGGCACGCAGGGCGCGTTCGCGCTGTCGGCGGTGATCGGCGCGGTCTCGGTCGCCGTCCTGTCCTACCTGGGCTTCGACGCGGTAGCCACCTTCGCGGAGGAGGTCACCGGCGGCTCCGAGAAGGTCGCCAGGGCGCTGCTGTTCTGCCTCGCCCTGGCCGGTGTCCTGTTCATCGCCCAGACGTACCTGGTCGCCCTCCTGGAGCCGACGACGTCCGCACAACTGGCCGCCGACCCGGGCAGACAAGGATCGGCGTTCTACGACGCGGTCGACGTCTCGGTGGGCGACTGGCTGCACAACCTGGTCGCCGTCAGCAAGGCGATCGGCGCGGCGTTCGCGGCGCTGGCCGGGCAGGCGGCGGCGGCCCGCCTGGTCTTCGCGATGGCCCGCGACCGGCGTCTCCCCCGCGCCCTGTCGAAGACCGACGACGGAGTACCCCGGATCGCCCTGCTCTCCGCGGCGGTCATCACCCTGATCGCCGCGGTCTGGGCGGCCCGCCGCGACGACGGCCTCGACCACCTGGTCTCGGTCGTCGACATCGGCGCGCTCACCGCGTTCACGCTGCTGCACGCGAGCGTGGTGGGCTGGTTCGCGGTACGGCGCCGGGGCGGCCCGGTGGTGTGGTGGCGGCACGTGCTGGTGCCGGTGCTGGGGGCGGCGATCACCATCGCCGTGATCGTGGAGGCGTCCGGGACCGCGCAGGTGGTGGGGGCGATCTGGCTGGCGGTGGGGTTGGCGGTGCTGGCGGTGCAGTCGCGCGGGACGGCCCGGCAGTAG
- a CDS encoding 4-hydroxy-3-methylbut-2-enyl diphosphate reductase, protein MGRMTASSGRRVLLAAPRGYCAGVDRAVIAVEKALEQYGAPIYVRHEIVHNKYVVQTLEKKGAIFVERTEEVPEGNIVMFSAHGVAPVVHDEAKRGNLATIDATCPLVTKVHKEAVRFANDDFDILLIGHEGHEEVIGTSGEAPDHITLVDGPSDVAKVEVRDPSRVVWLSQTTLSVDETMETVDALKEKFPQLISPPSDDICYATQNRQLAVKQMGEEADLVIVVGSKNSSNSIRLVEVAKLAGARAAYLVDFADEIDEAWMEGVTTVGVTSGASVPEVLVEQVLEWLSGRGFEDVELVKAAEESITFSLPKELRRDLREEAAALVAERTGSDRTAPSGQ, encoded by the coding sequence ATGGGACGCATGACTGCTTCGTCTGGCCGCCGTGTCCTGCTCGCCGCCCCCCGGGGCTACTGCGCGGGCGTGGACCGCGCCGTGATCGCCGTCGAGAAAGCCCTTGAGCAGTACGGGGCTCCGATCTATGTCCGGCACGAGATCGTGCACAACAAGTACGTCGTCCAGACCCTGGAGAAGAAGGGCGCGATCTTCGTCGAGCGGACCGAGGAGGTCCCCGAGGGGAACATCGTGATGTTCTCCGCGCACGGCGTCGCGCCCGTCGTCCACGACGAGGCCAAGCGGGGCAATCTCGCCACCATCGACGCGACCTGCCCCCTGGTGACCAAGGTCCACAAGGAAGCCGTCCGTTTCGCCAACGACGACTTCGACATCCTGCTGATCGGCCACGAGGGCCACGAGGAGGTCATCGGCACCTCCGGAGAGGCCCCCGACCACATCACCCTGGTCGACGGCCCGTCCGACGTCGCCAAGGTCGAGGTGCGGGACCCGTCCAGGGTGGTCTGGCTCTCCCAGACGACCCTCTCCGTCGACGAGACCATGGAGACGGTCGACGCCCTGAAGGAGAAGTTCCCGCAGCTCATCTCCCCGCCCAGCGACGACATCTGCTACGCCACGCAGAACCGCCAGCTCGCCGTGAAGCAGATGGGCGAGGAGGCCGACCTGGTGATCGTGGTCGGCTCGAAGAACTCCTCCAACTCGATTCGGCTCGTCGAGGTCGCCAAGCTGGCCGGTGCCCGCGCCGCCTACCTGGTGGACTTCGCCGACGAGATCGACGAGGCCTGGATGGAGGGCGTGACCACGGTCGGCGTCACCTCGGGAGCCTCGGTGCCGGAGGTCCTGGTCGAGCAGGTTCTGGAGTGGCTGTCCGGCCGCGGCTTCGAGGACGTCGAACTGGTCAAGGCGGCCGAGGAGTCCATCACGTTCTCGCTGCCCAAGGAACTCCGCCGTGACCTGCGCGAAGAGGCGGCCGCGCTGGTCGCCGAGCGCACCGGTTCGGACCGTACGGCACCCTCCGGGCAGTGA
- the ppgK gene encoding polyphosphate--glucose phosphotransferase, which produces MQIFGVDIGGSGIKGAPVDLDKGELTQERCKVLTPHPATPDGVADGVKEVVDHFGWTGPVGLTFPGVVTGGATIRTAANVDKSWIDKDAGALFADRLGGLPVTVVNDADAAGVAEMHFGAGQGRKGTVILLTFGTGIGSALFVNGILVPNTELGHLELNGHDAEKKASSKAKEDGELTWEHWAHRVQKYLAHVEMLFSPELFIIGGGVSRKADKFLHFIEDIKAEIVPAQLQNNAGIVGAAMHAAGDD; this is translated from the coding sequence ATGCAGATCTTCGGCGTGGACATCGGTGGATCCGGGATCAAGGGCGCCCCTGTGGACCTGGACAAGGGCGAATTGACCCAAGAGCGGTGCAAGGTGCTGACCCCGCACCCGGCGACACCGGACGGAGTGGCCGACGGCGTGAAGGAAGTCGTCGACCACTTCGGCTGGACGGGACCGGTCGGGCTCACGTTTCCGGGTGTGGTCACCGGCGGGGCCACGATCCGTACGGCGGCGAACGTCGACAAGAGCTGGATCGACAAGGACGCGGGCGCGCTGTTCGCCGACCGGCTGGGCGGCCTCCCGGTGACGGTCGTGAACGACGCGGACGCGGCGGGCGTCGCCGAGATGCACTTCGGCGCAGGCCAGGGCCGCAAGGGCACGGTGATCCTGCTGACCTTCGGCACGGGCATCGGCAGCGCCCTCTTCGTCAACGGCATCCTGGTCCCGAACACGGAGCTGGGCCACCTCGAACTGAACGGCCACGACGCCGAGAAGAAGGCGTCCAGCAAGGCCAAGGAGGACGGCGAGCTGACGTGGGAGCACTGGGCCCACCGGGTCCAGAAGTACCTCGCCCACGTCGAGATGCTGTTCTCACCCGAGCTCTTCATCATCGGCGGCGGAGTCAGCCGCAAGGCCGACAAGTTCCTGCACTTCATCGAGGACATCAAGGCCGAGATCGTCCCGGCGCAGCTGCAGAACAACGCGGGGATCGTGGGGGCGGCGATGCATGCGGCGGGGGATGACTAG
- a CDS encoding DUF6542 domain-containing protein encodes MEQHRTRPPQPGARRGAPPLPPQAGRGPNGGPARTTRPGPQARGTAQRRPAAVRRPSPTAAETVRQLPNPRLTGLGGGLFCAAVMFVLGCIDQFLFGASLTVYGVLFVPVCVLTAVWIRRGDLLTAPVVVPIAFAVGLFPLADGSGGLGNRLMGLFTGLATQAGWLYGGTLVAGLIATVRRVRLLKRRRRA; translated from the coding sequence GTGGAGCAACACAGGACACGACCCCCACAGCCCGGCGCAAGACGCGGGGCCCCGCCTCTGCCCCCGCAGGCGGGCCGGGGCCCGAACGGTGGCCCGGCCCGCACGACCAGGCCCGGACCGCAGGCACGCGGCACCGCGCAGCGCCGCCCGGCGGCCGTACGACGCCCGAGCCCTACGGCGGCCGAGACCGTACGTCAGCTGCCGAACCCCCGGCTCACCGGGCTCGGCGGCGGGCTGTTCTGCGCGGCCGTGATGTTCGTGCTCGGGTGTATCGACCAGTTCCTGTTCGGGGCGTCGCTGACTGTCTACGGCGTGCTGTTCGTGCCGGTGTGTGTGCTCACCGCGGTCTGGATCCGGCGCGGCGACCTGCTGACCGCGCCGGTCGTCGTACCGATCGCCTTCGCCGTCGGCCTCTTCCCGCTCGCCGACGGCAGCGGCGGCCTCGGCAACCGCCTGATGGGCCTGTTCACCGGCCTCGCCACGCAGGCCGGCTGGCTGTACGGGGGGACGCTCGTCGCGGGCCTCATCGCGACGGTCCGCAGGGTCCGGCTGCTGAAGCGCCGCCGGCGAGCGTGA
- the ychF gene encoding redox-regulated ATPase YchF codes for MSLTIGIVGLPNVGKSTLFNALTKNDVLAANYPFATIEPNVGVVGVPDPRLTKLAEIFSSQKILPATVDFVDIAGIVKGASEGEGLGNKFLANIRESDAICQVIRAFKDENVVHVDGKVSPKDDIETINTELILADLQTIEKVLPRLQRESRIKKDIGPKVAAVEAAQEILEKGDTLFSQGIVQGSGKEELLHDLHLLTTKPFLYVFNVDEDELVDEDFKTEQRALVAPAEAIFLNAKLEADLAELDEEEAMELLESVGVEEPGMTTLARVGFDTLGLQTYLTAGPKESRAWTIKKGATAPEAAGVIHTDFQKGFIKAEVISFADLVETGSVAEARAKGKARMEGKDYVMQDGDVVEFRFNV; via the coding sequence GTGTCGCTCACGATCGGAATCGTCGGTCTGCCGAATGTCGGCAAGTCGACCCTGTTCAACGCCCTGACCAAGAACGACGTGCTGGCGGCCAACTACCCGTTCGCCACGATCGAGCCGAACGTCGGCGTGGTCGGCGTCCCCGACCCGCGTCTGACGAAACTGGCCGAGATCTTCTCCTCGCAGAAGATCCTCCCGGCGACGGTCGACTTCGTCGACATCGCGGGCATCGTGAAGGGCGCCTCCGAGGGCGAGGGCCTGGGCAACAAGTTCCTCGCGAACATCCGTGAGTCCGACGCGATCTGCCAGGTCATCCGCGCCTTCAAGGACGAGAACGTCGTCCACGTCGACGGCAAGGTCTCGCCGAAGGACGACATCGAGACGATCAACACCGAGCTGATCCTCGCCGACCTCCAGACCATCGAGAAGGTCCTGCCGCGCCTCCAGCGCGAGTCGCGCATCAAGAAGGACATCGGCCCGAAGGTCGCGGCGGTCGAGGCGGCGCAGGAGATCCTGGAGAAGGGCGACACCCTCTTCTCTCAGGGCATCGTCCAGGGCTCCGGCAAGGAGGAACTCCTCCACGACCTGCACCTGCTGACGACCAAGCCCTTCCTCTACGTCTTCAACGTCGACGAGGACGAGCTGGTGGACGAGGACTTCAAGACCGAGCAGCGCGCCCTCGTCGCCCCCGCCGAGGCGATCTTCCTCAACGCCAAGCTGGAGGCGGACCTCGCCGAGCTCGACGAGGAGGAGGCCATGGAGCTCCTGGAGTCGGTCGGCGTCGAGGAGCCCGGCATGACGACCCTGGCCCGCGTCGGCTTCGACACCCTGGGCCTCCAGACGTACCTGACGGCAGGCCCCAAGGAATCCCGCGCCTGGACCATCAAGAAGGGCGCCACCGCCCCCGAGGCCGCCGGCGTCATCCACACCGACTTCCAGAAGGGCTTCATCAAGGCGGAGGTCATCTCCTTCGCCGACCTGGTGGAGACGGGCTCGGTCGCCGAGGCCCGGGCCAAGGGGAAGGCCCGTATGGAGGGCAAGGACTATGTGATGCAGGACGGGGACGTGGTGGAGTTCCGCTTCAACGTGTAG
- a CDS encoding DeoR/GlpR family DNA-binding transcription regulator, whose translation MSNADRHRLIAQAVRESGSATVPELAELTGASEMTIRRDLDTLAAQGALQRVRGGALTLLLRGEEPPFALRAHEAADEKRRIASEVSRLIADGETVLLDSGTTCLEVARLLRGRHVTVMPLSLQAIHVLSDAPGPTKLMVPGGRPRAAEGALTGPLALASLAALRFDTAIVGCCGLSAAEGLTAYDLDDAAVKKAIIASTRRIIAAADGSKLGRTAHAYVGPSALVHTLVTDTTAPADEVAALEGVGTVVSTV comes from the coding sequence ATGAGCAACGCGGACCGGCACCGGCTGATCGCCCAGGCCGTCAGGGAGTCGGGCAGTGCGACGGTCCCGGAACTCGCCGAGCTGACCGGCGCCTCGGAGATGACCATCCGGCGTGACCTGGACACACTGGCCGCGCAGGGTGCCCTCCAGCGCGTCCGCGGCGGGGCGCTCACCCTGCTGCTCAGAGGTGAGGAACCGCCCTTCGCGCTGCGCGCCCACGAGGCGGCCGACGAGAAGCGCCGGATTGCGTCCGAGGTGTCCCGGCTCATCGCTGACGGCGAGACCGTCCTGCTCGACAGCGGCACCACCTGCCTGGAGGTGGCCCGCCTGCTGCGTGGACGGCACGTCACCGTGATGCCCTTGTCGCTGCAGGCCATTCACGTGCTCAGCGACGCTCCCGGCCCGACCAAGTTGATGGTGCCCGGCGGACGGCCCCGCGCCGCCGAGGGTGCCCTGACCGGTCCCCTCGCACTCGCCTCGCTGGCGGCGCTGCGCTTCGACACCGCGATCGTCGGCTGCTGCGGCCTGAGCGCTGCCGAGGGCCTGACCGCCTACGACCTCGACGACGCGGCGGTGAAGAAGGCGATCATCGCCTCCACGCGCCGCATCATCGCCGCCGCCGACGGCAGCAAGCTCGGCCGCACCGCTCACGCCTACGTCGGCCCCTCCGCACTCGTGCACACCCTCGTCACCGACACCACCGCGCCCGCCGACGAAGTCGCAGCGCTCGAAGGGGTCGGCACAGTCGTCAGCACTGTCTGA
- a CDS encoding MFS transporter, giving the protein MSPVLAAGAAPAPSAMRAVWGSPLYRGATVALFLSGLGASAAAPQITLFLVDDLHVSLTTAGLYYLTSITAPVAGYIVGARSDRTGRRLGLFRLCAVAGFLGWCAMALADQVWMPFVISAVVLAFAGGAGSQLFAAVHDDLRATASPVGDGVVSVVRMALTAGWIVGPVAGSLLATAAGPRAMLVATGLCTLAQILPMGLAGARSAPPGEQAADASRASAGRRVGVGGMLPLLAFTGLYVLVYAGEPIKYGYLTIYMHDDLRLPTAVSGAVIGIQPLIELVLMPVAVVVARRTGMMRLMVLGAAFGVGANLCFALTGSAAGMFAGQVLMGGVWGVFAGLGIIVAQRLLPEAVATASAVFMSSTAIASALGGLTGSLGVAVLGLPHVFLAPALYGLVATAGIAVMSRSRHAVG; this is encoded by the coding sequence GCACCGCAGATCACCCTGTTCCTGGTCGATGACCTGCACGTCTCGCTGACCACGGCAGGCCTCTACTACCTCACGAGCATCACCGCCCCGGTCGCGGGATATATCGTCGGCGCCCGCTCGGACCGCACTGGAAGACGGCTCGGGCTGTTCCGGCTGTGCGCCGTGGCCGGGTTCCTCGGCTGGTGCGCCATGGCCTTGGCCGACCAGGTGTGGATGCCGTTCGTGATCAGTGCCGTGGTTCTGGCGTTCGCGGGCGGTGCCGGGTCGCAGCTGTTCGCCGCGGTCCACGACGACCTGCGGGCCACTGCCAGCCCGGTCGGGGACGGGGTCGTCTCGGTCGTACGCATGGCGCTGACGGCCGGATGGATCGTGGGCCCGGTCGCGGGCTCACTGCTGGCCACGGCGGCGGGCCCGCGTGCGATGCTCGTGGCCACCGGGCTGTGCACCCTGGCGCAGATCCTCCCGATGGGCCTCGCGGGCGCCCGCTCGGCCCCACCGGGCGAGCAGGCCGCAGACGCGTCCCGGGCGTCGGCCGGGCGGCGCGTCGGAGTGGGGGGCATGCTGCCCCTGCTCGCCTTCACCGGGCTGTACGTGCTCGTCTACGCGGGAGAGCCGATCAAGTACGGCTACCTCACGATCTACATGCACGACGACCTGCGCCTGCCGACGGCGGTCAGCGGCGCCGTCATCGGCATCCAGCCCTTGATCGAGCTGGTCCTGATGCCGGTGGCGGTGGTCGTCGCCCGCCGGACCGGGATGATGCGCCTGATGGTCCTCGGCGCCGCGTTCGGCGTCGGCGCGAACCTGTGCTTCGCGCTCACCGGCAGCGCGGCGGGCATGTTCGCCGGCCAGGTCCTCATGGGCGGGGTGTGGGGGGTGTTCGCCGGCCTGGGCATCATCGTCGCCCAGCGCCTGCTGCCCGAGGCCGTCGCGACCGCGTCGGCCGTCTTCATGAGCTCGACCGCGATCGCCAGCGCCCTGGGCGGACTGACCGGCAGCCTCGGCGTGGCCGTGCTGGGACTGCCGCACGTGTTCCTCGCACCGGCCCTGTACGGCCTGGTGGCGACGGCCGGCATCGCCGTCATGAGCCGGTCCCGGCACGCCGTGGGCTGA